In Longimicrobiales bacterium, a single window of DNA contains:
- the ccoS gene encoding cbb3-type cytochrome oxidase assembly protein CcoS: MMRMVHEVTAGLGVAELVLVFLMLFLGWVRDRQFEDRHDPAERTLPDD, from the coding sequence ATGATGAGGATGGTACACGAGGTCACAGCAGGCCTCGGAGTGGCAGAGTTGGTGCTCGTCTTCCTGATGCTGTTTCTGGGATGGGTCCGTGACCGGCAATTCGAAGATCGCCACGACCCTGCCGAGAGAACCCTGCCGGACGACTGA
- a CDS encoding ChaN family lipoprotein, whose product MNFRRGRPSILVALLVGSSVASVEAQIESEESEPAQPEIVDGEDYRVFDRNGNPSSLQAIVSASLSGDVLLVGEEHDDMIGHAFQTALVDLALKKIGSPQGAGRPVLLSLEMFERDVQYVVDEYLQGLISESHFLRSSRPWDDYETRYRPAVEAAREHDAPVIASNAPRRYVNRVSGSGPESLSDLSETARSFLPPLPYPGPSDKYRAQWDALMAEAMAGSDESMSSNIIYSQALWDAAMGHAITEALVRHIGGFVVHFAGSFHVERGTGIMERIADYRPGTRVTSVVMTKVDDIDAWSAEDHGPLADYVVLTKQPKEADPSWSARQK is encoded by the coding sequence ATGAACTTTCGCCGTGGCCGTCCGTCCATTCTTGTAGCACTGCTTGTGGGCTCTTCTGTGGCCTCTGTCGAGGCACAGATCGAGAGCGAAGAGTCCGAGCCTGCACAGCCGGAGATCGTCGATGGCGAGGACTATAGAGTCTTTGACCGAAACGGAAATCCGTCGTCGTTACAGGCAATTGTCAGCGCTTCGCTCAGTGGCGACGTGCTGCTGGTTGGCGAAGAGCACGACGACATGATCGGGCACGCGTTCCAGACTGCGTTGGTCGACTTGGCGCTCAAAAAAATTGGGTCGCCGCAAGGCGCTGGCCGCCCGGTCTTGCTCTCGCTTGAGATGTTCGAGCGGGACGTTCAGTATGTCGTCGACGAGTACCTGCAGGGCCTCATTTCCGAGAGCCACTTCCTTCGGAGTTCTCGGCCCTGGGACGACTACGAGACCCGGTATCGGCCTGCGGTTGAGGCCGCACGGGAGCATGATGCGCCCGTCATCGCCTCGAACGCCCCTCGACGGTATGTGAATCGGGTCAGCGGTTCTGGCCCGGAGTCACTTTCGGACTTGTCTGAGACTGCGCGATCGTTTCTGCCTCCGCTGCCGTACCCCGGGCCGTCCGACAAGTACCGTGCGCAATGGGACGCGCTAATGGCTGAGGCAATGGCGGGTAGCGACGAGTCGATGAGCAGCAACATCATCTACTCTCAGGCGCTTTGGGATGCGGCGATGGGACACGCCATCACCGAGGCGTTGGTCCGCCACATTGGTGGCTTCGTGGTGCACTTCGCTGGTTCATTCCACGTCGAGCGCGGTACCGGGATCATGGAGCGGATCGCGGACTACCGCCCCGGGACTCGAGTGACTTCGGTGGTCATGACAAAAGTCGACGACATCGACGCCTGGTCAGCGGAAGACCATGGGCCGCTCGCGGATTACGTGGTGCTTACGAAACAGCCGAAAGAAGCGGATCCATCTTGGTCAGCCCGGCAGAAATAA
- a CDS encoding FMN-binding glutamate synthase family protein produces MNWLFVLLGMLGAVALYDLTQKPHAILRNFPIIGHLRYILETIGPELRQYIVTSNNEERPFTRDQRTWVYASAKKKNNYAGFGTDNDQERTPNYLIIKHDTLGKPDDGHHNEGYPLPSAKILGGPRGRRHAFRPASVVNVSAMSFGSLSSAAVEALNRGSAIAGCLHNTGEGGISPHHLHGGDLIWQLGTGYFGARAPDGNFDREECLRKVEEHPVRAIEIKLSQGAKPGLGGVLPGAKVTAEISKIRGVPIGQTVISPSGHRAFSNADELLDFVEDLADATGLPVGIKSAVGLLGFWSELADRMAADDRGVDYIAIDGGEGGTGAAPFAFTDHVALPYKVGFSRVYRIFAERGVHQNVTWIGAGKLGFPESALLSFCLGADMVAVAREAMLAIGCIQAQRCHTGHCPTGVATQTPWLVRGLDPTDKSARLANYVVTLRKELTRLSHACGATHPGLLTAKHMEILDDQFGSRPLADVFGYEPGWELPADEDVRAIQDHMAHEVR; encoded by the coding sequence GTGAACTGGCTCTTTGTTCTCCTCGGCATGCTCGGCGCCGTCGCACTGTACGATCTCACGCAAAAACCACACGCCATCCTTCGGAATTTCCCCATCATCGGGCACCTCCGGTACATCCTGGAAACAATCGGGCCGGAACTCAGGCAGTACATCGTCACATCGAACAATGAAGAACGGCCCTTCACTCGGGACCAGCGAACATGGGTCTATGCGTCGGCGAAGAAGAAGAACAACTACGCCGGCTTCGGGACCGACAACGATCAGGAGCGAACACCCAACTACCTGATCATCAAGCACGATACGCTTGGCAAGCCAGATGACGGCCACCACAACGAGGGCTATCCCCTGCCTAGCGCAAAGATTCTCGGCGGTCCTCGGGGCCGCCGGCACGCCTTTCGCCCTGCATCGGTCGTGAATGTCAGCGCGATGAGTTTCGGGTCCCTTTCATCTGCCGCGGTGGAGGCACTCAACCGCGGGTCAGCGATCGCGGGATGCCTGCACAACACGGGTGAGGGCGGGATCTCGCCCCATCACCTGCACGGGGGCGACCTTATTTGGCAACTCGGGACCGGCTACTTCGGCGCGCGAGCACCGGACGGCAACTTCGATCGAGAAGAGTGCCTTCGTAAGGTTGAAGAGCACCCAGTCCGCGCGATCGAGATCAAGCTTAGCCAAGGTGCCAAGCCAGGTCTCGGAGGCGTCCTGCCCGGGGCGAAAGTCACTGCGGAAATTTCAAAAATTCGCGGAGTCCCGATTGGGCAAACCGTGATTAGCCCTTCAGGTCACCGAGCCTTCTCGAACGCCGATGAACTCCTAGACTTCGTCGAGGACCTCGCGGATGCCACCGGACTGCCCGTCGGAATCAAGTCTGCTGTCGGGCTACTCGGGTTCTGGTCGGAACTCGCCGACCGGATGGCTGCCGATGACCGGGGCGTCGACTACATCGCCATCGATGGCGGAGAGGGTGGCACGGGAGCGGCCCCCTTCGCATTCACCGATCATGTGGCCCTGCCGTATAAGGTCGGCTTCAGTAGGGTCTACAGGATCTTCGCGGAGCGAGGCGTCCACCAAAACGTCACCTGGATTGGCGCGGGCAAGCTCGGCTTCCCCGAATCCGCTCTCCTGTCCTTCTGCCTCGGGGCCGACATGGTCGCTGTCGCGCGCGAGGCGATGCTCGCCATCGGGTGCATTCAGGCCCAACGCTGTCACACAGGTCACTGCCCCACCGGGGTGGCGACGCAGACACCGTGGCTCGTGCGTGGCCTTGATCCGACCGACAAGAGCGCTCGACTGGCGAACTACGTCGTGACGCTGCGGAAGGAGCTGACCCGACTGAGTCACGCCTGTGGTGCCACGCACCCTGGTCTCCTCACCGCGAAGCACATGGAGATCCTCGATGATCAATTCGGCAGCCGGCCGCTCGCCGACGTCTTTGGATACGAGCCCGGCTGGGAGCTTCCGGCCGATGAGGACGTTAGAGCGATTCAGGACCACATGGCGCACGAGGTCAGGTGA
- a CDS encoding cyclase family protein: protein MSVLNQLATALSDGSVRVIDLTLPLSPETPVIGLPDMFGQSPGLSVELISRYDDAGPAWYWNTLTLGEHTGTHFDAPIHWVTGKDYANNTTETIPARQLVAPACVLDCSADSATDPDFILTSAWIQAWEADHGRIPAGSWVLMRTDWSKRTGDDVLNIDENGPHSPGFQADASRFLAEERDVLGVGVETIGTDAGQAGGFDPPFPNHTIMHGAGKLGLASLCNLDQLPATGSILFAAPLKIVDGSGSPLRVLALV, encoded by the coding sequence ATGTCGGTTCTGAATCAACTTGCCACCGCACTCAGCGACGGCTCGGTACGTGTCATCGACCTGACTCTGCCTCTCAGCCCCGAGACCCCAGTCATTGGGTTACCGGACATGTTCGGCCAGTCGCCCGGGCTGAGCGTTGAACTCATCAGCCGCTATGACGACGCCGGCCCCGCTTGGTACTGGAACACGCTCACCCTCGGCGAGCACACTGGTACGCACTTCGATGCACCCATCCACTGGGTGACCGGAAAGGACTACGCTAACAACACCACCGAGACAATCCCCGCTCGCCAGCTGGTGGCTCCCGCATGCGTCCTCGACTGCTCAGCCGACTCGGCCACTGACCCAGACTTCATTCTCACGTCAGCCTGGATCCAGGCCTGGGAGGCCGACCACGGTCGCATTCCCGCAGGCTCGTGGGTCCTAATGAGGACCGACTGGAGCAAGAGAACGGGTGATGATGTGCTGAACATCGATGAGAACGGGCCACACTCACCCGGATTCCAGGCGGACGCCTCTCGCTTCTTGGCAGAAGAGCGTGACGTGCTGGGCGTAGGTGTCGAGACGATCGGGACGGACGCCGGTCAGGCAGGCGGATTCGACCCACCGTTCCCGAACCACACGATCATGCACGGCGCGGGCAAGCTCGGACTCGCCAGCCTTTGTAATCTGGATCAACTGCCAGCGACAGGCTCGATTCTCTTTGCCGCTCCGCTGAAGATCGTGGACGGAAGCGGGAGCCCACTCCGGGTGCTGGCGCTGGTCTGA
- a CDS encoding reductive dehalogenase gives MSEANTPERSDREAGFEVLEGFERFNQKNDIYSRAFWDPQIRSDRTDRFFETYRTPLKKWKSAEGFRQKDYAIRNASWHLPDIFAELKESENRREGFLDPFTVHRDGPEDRVLVESPEQMSREVKHVAKVFGADLVGITGYDERWVYTHAYSRLGETAKEQELPTDLPNVIVIAQEMDRELIETVPSALSGTATGIGYSYDTLVLLGLAQYIRNLGYRAVASMNDTALAIPYAIKAGLGEYGRHGLLITEEFGPRVRIGKIFTDLPLAHDQPRSFGVREFCDTCRRCSEACPVKAIPSGPPTAEVYNQSNIAGVKKWTVNAESCFRFWSNQNSDCSICVRVCPYNIDFSSFWARAWRKLAGTSFRKLALRLADRFAPGTRVDPGTWWKRGSARG, from the coding sequence ATGAGTGAGGCGAACACGCCTGAACGGTCCGACCGTGAGGCAGGATTCGAGGTTCTCGAAGGCTTCGAGCGGTTCAACCAGAAGAACGACATCTATTCACGTGCGTTCTGGGACCCACAGATTCGTTCGGATCGAACGGATCGCTTCTTCGAGACATATCGCACGCCGCTGAAGAAGTGGAAGTCCGCCGAAGGGTTTCGGCAGAAGGACTACGCAATCCGCAACGCTTCGTGGCACCTGCCCGACATCTTTGCCGAGCTCAAGGAGTCCGAGAACCGACGCGAGGGCTTTCTCGACCCATTCACTGTGCACCGTGACGGACCAGAGGACAGGGTACTGGTCGAGTCACCGGAGCAGATGAGCCGGGAAGTGAAGCACGTTGCGAAGGTATTCGGAGCCGATCTGGTGGGTATCACCGGGTACGACGAGCGCTGGGTGTACACGCACGCGTATTCACGTCTCGGCGAGACGGCGAAGGAGCAGGAGCTTCCGACGGATCTACCCAACGTCATCGTGATCGCCCAGGAGATGGATCGCGAACTCATCGAAACGGTGCCCTCAGCCTTGAGCGGCACCGCGACGGGTATCGGCTACTCCTACGACACCCTCGTACTTCTTGGACTGGCCCAGTACATCCGCAATCTCGGCTACCGGGCAGTCGCGTCCATGAATGACACGGCCCTCGCGATTCCCTACGCCATCAAGGCGGGGCTTGGCGAGTACGGTCGTCACGGACTGCTGATCACCGAGGAGTTCGGCCCCCGCGTGCGCATCGGGAAGATTTTCACGGACCTTCCACTCGCTCACGATCAGCCTCGGTCCTTCGGTGTGCGGGAGTTCTGCGATACCTGCAGACGGTGTTCTGAAGCGTGCCCAGTAAAGGCCATCCCGAGCGGCCCGCCAACCGCCGAAGTCTACAATCAATCGAACATCGCCGGCGTGAAAAAATGGACAGTCAACGCGGAGTCGTGTTTTCGATTCTGGTCGAACCAGAACTCGGACTGTTCAATCTGCGTGCGTGTTTGTCCGTACAACATCGACTTCTCGAGCTTCTGGGCGAGAGCCTGGCGAAAGCTCGCTGGGACGTCGTTCCGAAAACTAGCCCTGCGCCTCGCTGACCGCTTTGCTCCCGGTACCCGCGTCGATCCCGGCACTTGGTGGAAGCGAGGCTCAGCGCGTGGCTGA
- a CDS encoding MDR family MFS transporter: protein MTETPPGSCHIPVADQDRTVIYLAILMALFLAAIDQTIVSTALPRMVEDLQGVDRYAWVATAYLLASTALALVYGKLADTYPRKHVTLGAVGLFLGGSFLCGLAGEFGDLPLLGDGMTQLILFRGIQGAGGGGIFAMTFIVIADLFTPAERGKYQGFVGAVFGIASVLGPLIGGLLTDHAGGWMPGVEGWRWVFYVNMPIGGLALWFIVRRMPRLEPTGERLTPDFLSGALLLGALIPLVLSLQIDKRRYPWFPGLGDGSAVGLDEWRTPGFFFLGCLIMGAFIVRSRTSRSPILDFALFKNDVFRTGNMATFFFGASFMSITIFLPLYLVNVMGVSATRAGAALIPFSMGLVFSATMAGQLVTRIGYRRQIFGGSILLFAAMIALATMDVDVSYLRVTLFMVLAGVGVGPAMPLFTLAVQNAVDVRFIGQATSASQFFRQTGATVGAALMGTLLATTLGVAFAAIELPPGVGESSPVSAEGSVSSGGAELPEQIRRAYEQQAAIAATPAEASALREEGARVAEETAWAVRAAFADANGRIYWLSAFLVLLAGAFTLRMPELPLRTTHDRIEASKSQRDGKPSRLETIQEW from the coding sequence ATGACTGAAACGCCGCCCGGATCGTGCCATATTCCGGTCGCCGACCAAGATCGAACGGTCATCTACCTCGCCATTCTCATGGCACTGTTTCTGGCCGCGATTGACCAGACCATCGTCTCGACGGCGCTGCCGCGGATGGTTGAGGATCTCCAGGGGGTCGATCGCTATGCATGGGTGGCCACTGCGTATCTGCTGGCGTCGACGGCGCTGGCGCTCGTGTACGGGAAGCTCGCCGACACCTACCCCCGGAAGCATGTGACGCTCGGGGCGGTCGGGCTCTTTCTTGGCGGCTCCTTTCTGTGTGGGCTTGCGGGTGAGTTCGGTGATCTCCCGCTTCTTGGGGACGGGATGACCCAGCTCATCCTGTTCCGAGGCATTCAGGGGGCCGGAGGAGGAGGCATCTTCGCGATGACGTTCATCGTGATCGCTGATCTGTTCACGCCTGCCGAGCGGGGCAAGTACCAGGGCTTTGTCGGTGCAGTGTTTGGAATCGCTTCGGTCCTCGGCCCACTCATCGGGGGCCTCCTCACGGATCATGCTGGTGGCTGGATGCCGGGTGTTGAGGGATGGCGGTGGGTGTTCTACGTCAATATGCCGATCGGCGGGCTGGCCTTGTGGTTTATCGTTCGTCGTATGCCCCGGCTCGAGCCGACGGGTGAACGCCTGACGCCGGACTTCCTGTCCGGTGCGCTCCTCCTTGGTGCTCTGATTCCGCTGGTCCTGTCTCTGCAGATCGACAAACGGAGGTATCCGTGGTTTCCGGGGCTCGGCGACGGATCTGCGGTTGGCCTCGACGAGTGGAGGACGCCTGGCTTCTTTTTCCTGGGCTGTCTGATCATGGGCGCGTTCATCGTTCGAAGCCGTACCTCGAGGAGCCCGATTCTCGACTTCGCGTTGTTCAAGAACGACGTGTTTCGGACCGGAAATATGGCGACCTTTTTCTTCGGCGCCTCGTTCATGTCGATCACGATCTTCCTGCCGCTTTACCTCGTGAACGTCATGGGTGTGAGCGCGACCAGGGCTGGGGCCGCGCTGATTCCTTTTTCCATGGGGCTCGTCTTCAGTGCCACGATGGCCGGGCAACTGGTAACCCGTATCGGCTACAGGCGTCAGATCTTTGGCGGGTCGATTCTGCTCTTCGCTGCGATGATTGCGCTGGCCACGATGGACGTCGATGTGAGCTACTTGAGAGTCACGCTCTTCATGGTCCTCGCGGGGGTGGGCGTTGGACCGGCAATGCCTCTGTTTACCCTCGCCGTTCAGAACGCGGTCGACGTGCGCTTCATCGGACAGGCCACCAGTGCCTCACAGTTTTTCCGCCAGACAGGGGCGACAGTTGGAGCGGCACTCATGGGGACCCTGCTCGCCACGACTTTGGGCGTTGCATTCGCGGCGATCGAGTTGCCGCCTGGAGTCGGGGAGTCGTCGCCGGTGTCCGCGGAGGGATCTGTTTCATCCGGGGGAGCTGAACTGCCGGAGCAAATTCGACGGGCGTACGAACAGCAGGCGGCCATCGCAGCCACTCCTGCTGAAGCGAGCGCACTTCGTGAGGAAGGCGCCCGAGTGGCGGAAGAGACCGCCTGGGCTGTTCGTGCCGCATTCGCTGACGCGAACGGGCGCATCTACTGGCTCTCCGCCTTCCTCGTGCTTTTGGCCGGGGCTTTCACCTTGCGGATGCCGGAACTCCCATTGAGGACAACGCATGACCGTATCGAGGCGTCCAAGTCTCAAAGGGACGGCAAACCGTCGCGTCTTGAGACGATTCAGGAGTGGTGA
- the menH gene encoding 2-succinyl-6-hydroxy-2,4-cyclohexadiene-1-carboxylate synthase: MTGTPVLVHGFAGSSTSWPSDLVCALETAGWNPTAIDLPGHGAQQDPTRQETFDLETVFSRIGRARAGALERGPLIGYSMGGRVALHYAVRHPDRVSHLILESSSPGLATEAERETRRLGDAELARRILEEGVESFVENWEVLPIFASQRRLTEEVREGQRRHRISNDAFRMAGALRGLGTGTLPSLWPALAGLDFPILLVVGEEDDKFVAIANRMDALLPSAHLVVVPDCGHAVHLEAPDVWAACVTDFLDHH, encoded by the coding sequence ATGACGGGTACTCCCGTCTTGGTTCATGGATTCGCCGGCTCGAGCACCTCCTGGCCGTCCGACCTGGTTTGTGCGCTCGAGACCGCCGGCTGGAATCCCACCGCAATCGACCTTCCGGGGCACGGTGCTCAGCAGGATCCCACCAGGCAGGAGACCTTTGACCTTGAGACTGTCTTCTCGCGCATTGGCCGGGCTCGAGCTGGAGCGCTGGAGCGGGGACCCCTGATCGGGTATTCCATGGGTGGCCGGGTCGCCTTGCACTACGCTGTTCGTCATCCGGATCGAGTCTCCCACTTGATTCTGGAGTCGTCTTCTCCCGGACTGGCGACGGAAGCCGAGCGCGAGACGCGCAGGCTTGGCGACGCTGAGCTTGCTAGGCGCATTCTGGAGGAGGGAGTTGAGTCCTTCGTCGAAAATTGGGAAGTGCTTCCCATCTTCGCGTCACAGCGACGTCTGACCGAAGAGGTGAGAGAGGGGCAACGCCGCCATCGCATCTCGAACGATGCGTTTAGGATGGCTGGTGCATTGCGCGGACTTGGGACTGGGACGCTGCCGTCGTTATGGCCCGCACTAGCGGGACTCGACTTCCCGATTCTTCTCGTGGTCGGAGAAGAGGACGACAAGTTCGTAGCGATCGCGAACCGGATGGACGCGCTCCTCCCATCTGCTCATCTGGTGGTCGTCCCGGATTGCGGGCATGCGGTACACTTGGAGGCACCGGACGTGTGGGCGGCCTGTGTGACCGACTTCCTGGATCACCACTGA
- a CDS encoding DUF6526 family protein, with protein sequence MSATQSAASHAKMVPMYHYVGFGFVAIPTVYSMYVTVTQFSLGAMMMSLFAIGAIVSMLYARLFPLGVQDRVIRLEERIRMELLLPAEMHARIGDVATEHLIALRFASDDELADLTKRILDGEFSGRKGVKEAIKNWRADHQRI encoded by the coding sequence ATGAGTGCGACGCAAAGTGCAGCAAGCCATGCCAAGATGGTGCCCATGTATCACTACGTAGGATTCGGCTTCGTCGCGATTCCGACGGTGTACTCCATGTACGTCACCGTCACACAGTTTTCCCTAGGAGCGATGATGATGAGTCTGTTCGCGATCGGGGCGATTGTGAGCATGCTCTATGCTCGACTGTTCCCGCTTGGCGTGCAGGACCGGGTCATTAGACTCGAGGAAAGGATCAGGATGGAGCTCCTGCTCCCGGCGGAAATGCATGCCCGGATCGGGGACGTCGCCACCGAGCACCTGATTGCTCTGCGCTTCGCGTCCGATGACGAGCTTGCCGATCTGACGAAGCGTATTCTTGATGGGGAATTTTCCGGCAGGAAGGGTGTGAAGGAAGCCATCAAGAACTGGCGTGCAGACCACCAACGGATTTGA
- a CDS encoding proline racemase family protein gives MRDWSERLAEWVPPKDWRRVVSVDAHTEGEPLRVIVGGYPELEGDSILARRQDARVNHDGMRRALMWEPRGHADMYGCIVVPPVTPKADIGVLFTHNDGFSTMCGHGIIGVTTVLIEVGLAPDTAVTHGLGIDTPAGYVHATPTIGNGRVERVSFVNVPSYLARADARVLVDGVGEVRYDLAYGGAFYAYVDASDFGLQLEVAEADQLIDLGRRIKNAVQETEPPTHPGGSDLEFVYGTIFVGDPHDSRHHSRNVCVFADGELDRSPTGTGVSGRLAIHHARGEIQDDEEIVIESILGTCFSGRVVRSARVGEHNAVIPEVSGGACITGRHEFLIDPADPLWDGFVLR, from the coding sequence ATGCGCGACTGGTCTGAGCGCCTCGCAGAATGGGTCCCACCGAAGGACTGGCGAAGGGTCGTCTCCGTCGATGCACATACGGAGGGCGAGCCGCTTCGTGTCATTGTGGGTGGTTACCCAGAATTGGAGGGAGACTCCATACTGGCGAGGCGACAGGATGCCCGTGTGAATCACGATGGAATGCGTCGTGCCCTCATGTGGGAACCGCGCGGCCACGCCGACATGTACGGGTGCATCGTCGTCCCTCCGGTCACGCCGAAAGCAGACATCGGCGTGCTGTTTACCCATAACGACGGATTCAGCACGATGTGCGGCCATGGGATCATCGGGGTGACCACCGTCCTCATCGAGGTCGGTCTCGCTCCTGACACAGCCGTAACCCATGGATTGGGTATCGACACTCCCGCTGGATACGTCCACGCGACGCCGACTATCGGGAATGGACGGGTGGAGCGTGTATCCTTCGTGAACGTCCCCTCGTATCTGGCCCGTGCGGATGCACGGGTTCTGGTCGATGGGGTCGGTGAGGTCCGGTACGACCTAGCCTACGGTGGGGCTTTCTACGCTTACGTGGACGCTTCAGACTTCGGACTGCAATTGGAGGTGGCCGAGGCGGATCAGCTGATCGACCTCGGCCGCCGCATCAAGAACGCAGTGCAGGAAACGGAACCGCCGACCCACCCCGGCGGTTCGGATCTGGAGTTTGTATATGGCACGATCTTCGTCGGTGATCCCCACGATTCTCGACATCACAGTCGAAACGTGTGCGTGTTCGCGGACGGCGAGCTCGATCGAAGTCCGACGGGAACGGGAGTGAGCGGCCGGCTCGCGATCCATCACGCTCGGGGGGAGATTCAGGACGACGAGGAGATCGTCATCGAAAGCATTCTGGGGACATGCTTCTCCGGTCGCGTCGTCCGTTCCGCGCGCGTCGGGGAACACAATGCAGTGATCCCGGAGGTGAGCGGGGGCGCTTGTATCACGGGGCGTCACGAATTTCTCATCGACCCCGCAGATCCATTGTGGGACGGATTCGTGTTGCGCTGA
- a CDS encoding aminotransferase class I/II-fold pyridoxal phosphate-dependent enzyme: MGQSKNESSTASIDGDSAEKGRRIDVEESVQDSQPALPGALEYDYTNFYFGAGDDAFALLDPFDDWWTEVKPAGYYLFELPMHSAPATRIDVEDTKTGEIRRGLVNFASYNYLGLSYRPEVKQAIKDAADLYGGGSSGSPILSGTTALHTQFAEEVAAFKGTESAMIFPTGYSANVGTISGLMRSGDLIVADQYAHASIVDGMILSKAKSRFFRHNRADDLDRKLKGFAGKKLVIVEGVYSMDGDTPPLGELIEVCKKHGARIMIDEAHSAFVFGETGKGVAEAQGFDKDIDIHLGTFSKSLGGQGGYIAGSTKLINYLRGFSRSRVFSCALSPVVVAGLRKSLELASNEPELRTKLWENVAYMQKLLADAQVPIGDSTSHVIPIMVRDDARVMAMGEEIFREGVYINPVKYPAVGKHKSRFRMSISAAHTKEELEEGAAAIVRVLQRYDVCP, encoded by the coding sequence ATGGGCCAGTCCAAGAACGAAAGCTCCACGGCTTCGATCGATGGCGATTCGGCCGAGAAGGGCCGGAGAATCGATGTGGAAGAGTCGGTGCAAGATTCACAGCCGGCTCTGCCGGGCGCACTGGAATACGACTATACGAATTTCTATTTCGGCGCCGGCGACGACGCCTTTGCGCTTCTCGATCCGTTCGACGACTGGTGGACGGAGGTAAAACCCGCCGGGTACTACCTGTTCGAATTGCCGATGCACTCAGCGCCTGCGACTCGTATCGACGTGGAGGACACAAAGACCGGAGAGATCCGCCGCGGCCTCGTGAATTTCGCGTCCTACAACTACCTCGGCCTCTCCTACCGGCCTGAGGTCAAACAGGCGATCAAGGACGCAGCCGACCTCTACGGTGGCGGATCGTCCGGCTCGCCGATCCTGAGCGGGACCACGGCACTGCACACGCAGTTCGCCGAGGAAGTGGCCGCGTTCAAGGGCACAGAGTCCGCAATGATCTTCCCGACGGGCTACAGTGCCAACGTCGGAACGATCTCCGGCCTCATGCGGTCCGGTGACTTGATCGTTGCCGATCAGTACGCGCACGCAAGCATCGTCGACGGCATGATCCTGTCGAAAGCAAAGTCTCGATTCTTCCGGCACAACCGGGCCGACGACCTCGACCGGAAACTGAAAGGGTTCGCCGGAAAAAAGCTGGTCATCGTCGAAGGGGTCTACTCGATGGACGGAGACACCCCGCCGCTCGGTGAACTGATCGAAGTTTGCAAGAAGCACGGCGCCCGCATCATGATCGACGAAGCCCACTCGGCCTTCGTGTTCGGCGAGACGGGCAAGGGAGTCGCTGAGGCCCAGGGCTTCGACAAAGACATCGATATTCACCTCGGGACCTTTTCGAAAAGTCTCGGGGGCCAGGGCGGCTACATCGCTGGGTCGACGAAGCTCATCAACTACCTGAGAGGGTTCTCGCGGTCGCGGGTATTCTCGTGTGCACTTTCCCCTGTCGTTGTTGCTGGCCTCCGTAAATCACTGGAACTGGCGAGCAACGAGCCTGAACTCCGGACGAAGCTGTGGGAGAACGTCGCCTACATGCAGAAGCTGCTCGCTGATGCCCAAGTACCCATTGGTGACTCCACGTCTCACGTGATTCCGATCATGGTTCGTGACGACGCCCGGGTCATGGCGATGGGCGAGGAGATTTTCCGCGAGGGTGTCTATATCAACCCGGTGAAGTACCCGGCGGTTGGAAAGCACAAATCTCGGTTCCGCATGTCGATTTCCGCGGCGCACACAAAAGAGGAGCTCGAAGAAGGTGCGGCTGCAATCGTCCGGGTACTCCAGCGGTACGACGTATGTCCGTAA